A stretch of the Cellulomonas sp. WB94 genome encodes the following:
- a CDS encoding MATE family efflux transporter — protein MPKVLTAGRPWRVILAFAVPLLVGNIVQQLYQVVDAIVVGRVLGVSALAAVGATGSLLFLLLGFAWGLTSGFAIPTAQAFGAGDGAAVRRSVATGAVLTAATSLVLTVGAPLLAGPALRLMRTPAELVPQATTFAVVSFLGGSTIMFFNYLAAILRAIGDSRTPLVFLVLSCCLNMGLVLALVPGLGLGVGGAALATVISQGVSVALCLTYVRRRVPVLRLRREDWRVTRSDLARHLRLGLPMGFQASIIAIGTLAVQVRLNNLGSDAVAAYTTAARVDGLAVALLASLGIAVSTFAAQNYGAGRPDRIRLGVVQSVWMSLAGGVLLGAVLIAAGSQIVGLFFGTGEEQVVAMAAYLLKVNGLLYVTLGVLFVLRGALQGLGHTFVPTFTGVIELAMRVGAAVVLGATFGFNGVVWGNPLAWLGALVVLVPAYVRASRRLGVQAGARVGGVRDHVVLEGPIEGSVVIDAVVPGPDGGVDGGFVEAEHHDGLLEASGCRRSS, from the coding sequence ATGCCCAAGGTTCTGACCGCCGGACGTCCGTGGCGCGTCATCCTCGCTTTCGCCGTCCCGTTGCTCGTGGGCAACATCGTCCAGCAGCTCTACCAGGTCGTGGATGCGATCGTCGTCGGTCGCGTGCTCGGTGTCAGCGCCCTCGCCGCGGTCGGTGCGACCGGCAGCCTGCTCTTCCTGCTCCTCGGCTTCGCCTGGGGCCTGACGTCCGGGTTCGCGATCCCGACCGCGCAGGCGTTCGGCGCGGGTGACGGCGCGGCGGTGCGTCGCTCGGTGGCGACCGGCGCGGTGCTGACAGCGGCGACGAGCCTGGTCCTCACGGTGGGCGCGCCGCTGCTCGCCGGACCTGCCCTCCGGCTGATGCGGACGCCGGCGGAGCTCGTGCCGCAGGCGACGACGTTCGCGGTCGTCAGCTTCCTCGGCGGGAGCACGATCATGTTCTTCAACTACCTTGCGGCGATCCTCCGGGCCATCGGGGACTCCCGGACCCCTCTCGTGTTCCTCGTCCTGAGCTGCTGCCTCAACATGGGGCTCGTCCTCGCCCTCGTCCCTGGCCTCGGGCTCGGCGTCGGCGGGGCCGCGCTCGCGACCGTCATCTCGCAGGGCGTCTCGGTCGCGCTGTGCCTGACGTACGTCCGGCGACGTGTCCCCGTGCTCCGGCTGCGCCGTGAGGACTGGAGGGTCACCCGCAGCGACCTTGCCCGGCACCTGCGGCTCGGCCTGCCCATGGGCTTCCAGGCATCGATCATCGCGATCGGGACGCTCGCGGTGCAGGTGCGGCTCAACAACCTCGGGTCCGACGCCGTGGCGGCGTACACGACAGCCGCGCGCGTCGACGGCCTCGCGGTCGCGCTGCTCGCGTCCCTCGGCATCGCCGTGTCGACGTTCGCCGCCCAGAACTACGGCGCAGGGCGACCCGACCGGATCCGGCTCGGCGTCGTCCAGAGCGTGTGGATGTCGCTCGCGGGCGGTGTGCTGCTCGGCGCCGTGCTCATCGCCGCCGGGAGCCAGATCGTGGGGCTGTTCTTCGGGACGGGGGAGGAGCAGGTCGTGGCGATGGCGGCCTACCTGCTCAAGGTCAACGGCCTCCTCTACGTGACCCTGGGTGTCCTCTTCGTGCTCCGCGGCGCCCTGCAGGGGCTCGGCCACACGTTCGTCCCGACGTTCACGGGGGTGATCGAGCTCGCCATGCGCGTCGGCGCAGCGGTCGTCCTCGGCGCGACCTTCGGGTTCAACGGCGTGGTGTGGGGCAACCCGCTCGCCTGGCTCGGCGCGCTCGTCGTGCTCGTCCCCGCCTACGTGCGGGCGAGCCGGCGGCTCGGGGTCCAGGCGGGGGCCCGCGTCGGCGGGGTCCGCGACCACGTCGTCCTGGAGGGCCCGATCGAGGGGTCCGTGGTGATCGACGCGGTCGTGCCCGGGCCCGACGGAGGGGTGGATGGCGGCTTCGTCGAAGCGGAGCACCACGACGGACTCCTCGAGGCGAGCGGCTGCCGACGCTCCTCCTGA
- a CDS encoding glycoside hydrolase family 43 protein — protein sequence MTVARNPLLPGCYPDPTICRVGEDYYLACSSFEYVPGLPVFHSRDLVSWEQIGHVVDRPGQLDLDGIASSGGLYAPTLRHHDGVFWVVCTLVDQQDETRGGNFLMTATDAAGPWSDPVWLDADGIDPSIFFDDDGRVWVHGTRPAREPAWHDQTEVWVRELDPATKALVGPEHVVWNGALTGVVWAEGPHLHKVDGTYYLVAAEGGTEFHHAVSVARADSVTGPYVGSKGNPILTHRHLGHGSDVIGVGHADLVQAVDGSWWAVLLGMRPYGGYHYNLGRETFLVPVVWEDGWPVLAPGVGRVPAEVDVPFALPARAGAAQGGASGVVRPGDLRWTALRRPPAQLATARGDGWDLPLRPATLSEPGTPAFLGVRQQHQDVDVRATVRADLAAGEDVGVAVRQSEDDHVRLFAAVTAAAGVRRERSSPSTAEPASRPRSGSWRCRVPPTGP from the coding sequence GTGACCGTCGCGCGCAACCCGCTGCTGCCGGGGTGCTACCCCGACCCGACGATCTGCCGGGTCGGTGAGGACTACTACCTCGCCTGCTCGAGCTTCGAGTACGTCCCCGGGCTGCCGGTGTTCCACAGCCGCGACCTCGTGAGCTGGGAGCAGATCGGCCACGTCGTCGACCGGCCCGGCCAGCTCGACCTCGACGGCATCGCATCCTCCGGCGGGCTCTACGCCCCGACGCTCCGGCATCACGACGGCGTCTTCTGGGTGGTCTGCACCCTCGTCGACCAGCAGGACGAGACGCGCGGCGGCAACTTCCTCATGACGGCGACCGATGCGGCGGGCCCCTGGTCCGACCCGGTCTGGCTCGACGCCGACGGCATCGACCCATCGATCTTCTTCGACGACGACGGTCGCGTGTGGGTGCACGGCACCCGGCCGGCCCGCGAGCCCGCGTGGCACGACCAGACCGAGGTGTGGGTGCGCGAGCTCGACCCGGCGACCAAGGCGCTCGTCGGCCCGGAGCACGTCGTCTGGAACGGGGCTCTGACCGGCGTCGTCTGGGCCGAGGGGCCGCACCTGCACAAGGTCGACGGCACCTACTACCTCGTCGCCGCTGAGGGTGGCACTGAGTTCCACCACGCCGTCTCGGTCGCGCGCGCGGACTCGGTCACCGGGCCGTACGTGGGCAGCAAGGGCAACCCGATCCTCACCCACCGTCACCTCGGCCACGGCTCCGACGTCATCGGCGTCGGGCACGCCGACCTCGTGCAGGCGGTGGACGGCAGCTGGTGGGCCGTCCTGCTGGGCATGCGGCCCTATGGCGGCTACCACTACAACCTGGGCCGGGAGACGTTCCTGGTGCCCGTGGTCTGGGAGGACGGCTGGCCGGTGCTCGCTCCCGGCGTCGGTCGCGTGCCCGCCGAGGTCGACGTGCCGTTCGCCCTTCCGGCGCGAGCAGGCGCCGCCCAGGGTGGTGCGTCCGGGGTCGTGCGTCCTGGCGACCTGCGGTGGACTGCGCTGCGCCGACCCCCCGCACAGCTCGCCACGGCGCGCGGCGACGGGTGGGACCTGCCGCTGCGGCCGGCGACGTTGAGCGAGCCGGGCACGCCGGCCTTCCTCGGGGTGCGGCAGCAGCACCAGGACGTCGACGTGCGAGCGACCGTCCGCGCCGACCTCGCGGCGGGGGAGGACGTCGGTGTGGCGGTGCGCCAGTCGGAGGACGACCACGTGCGCCTGTTCGCCGCCGTCACGGCAGCGGCCGGGGTACGGCGCGAAAGGTCGTCGCCGTCCACCGCCGAGCCGGCGTCGAGACCACGCTCGGGGAGCTGGCGCTGCCGGGTGCCCCCGACGGGCCCGTGA
- a CDS encoding glycoside hydrolase family 3 N-terminal domain-containing protein, translated as MFDAAPALPHASERVRALHAQMTLEEKLAQLVGYWLDQNGTVAPMQSEMAAGQQDSGKLGEITQHGLGHYTRVYGTRPVEPAERAAWLWAEQRRLKRETRLGIPALVHEECLTGLAAWQAATYPTPLAWGASFDPDLVQEAARAIGDSMRELGIHQGLAPVLDVIRDPRWGRVDECIGEDPYLVGTIGTAYVRGLQEAGVHATLKHFVGYSGSRAGRNHAPVSAGPREIADIFLPPFEMAVRDGGARSVMNSYTDIDGVPVASSPELLTTLLREQWGFDGVVVADYFAIAFLEVMHQVAADRGEAAALALTAGIDIELPTGDAYLQPLADRVRAGDLDEAYVDRAVLRALTQKEELGLLDPGAFEDEPPTDIDLDSPRQQELARRLADESVVMLSNDGVLPLVRSGAAPARIAVVGPNAHRAEALMGCYSFANHVLAHHPEFGVGFAIPTVFEALAAVLGEIGTTQPALTFTEGCAVEGEDTSGFAAAVDAARAADVAVVVVGDQAGLFGRGTVGEGNDADSLELPGVQRQLVEALLATGTPVVMVLLTGRPYAIGWALDGAGAKPGAVLQAFFPGEGGGLAIADVVTGRVNPSGRLPVSMPRSAGAQPYSYLHPALGGPSGVTSADSTPLRPFGFGLSYTTFAYSDLVLDDSVGSGGLFEAAVTVTNTGHVAGTDTVQLYGHDVLGTVARPVVQLLGYTRVELAPGESVRATFSVPTARFAFSDRRMVRVVEPGDVEVWVGSHAGASGAVTTTEDSTGGAIANRKVAEARDIAGTATARGVVLITGEVHDVTADDHRWVEVKVGPA; from the coding sequence GTGTTCGACGCCGCCCCTGCCCTGCCGCACGCCTCCGAGCGCGTGCGCGCCCTCCACGCGCAGATGACGCTCGAGGAGAAGCTGGCCCAGCTCGTGGGCTACTGGCTCGACCAGAACGGCACGGTCGCGCCGATGCAGTCCGAGATGGCCGCCGGCCAGCAGGACTCAGGCAAGCTCGGCGAGATCACCCAGCACGGCCTCGGCCACTACACGCGGGTGTACGGCACCCGTCCCGTCGAGCCGGCGGAGCGCGCCGCGTGGCTGTGGGCCGAGCAGCGTCGCCTGAAGCGCGAGACGCGCCTCGGCATTCCCGCGCTCGTCCACGAGGAGTGCCTCACCGGACTCGCGGCGTGGCAGGCAGCCACGTATCCGACGCCGCTGGCCTGGGGGGCGTCGTTCGACCCCGACCTGGTCCAGGAGGCCGCCCGCGCGATCGGCGACTCGATGCGGGAGCTCGGGATCCACCAGGGGCTCGCGCCCGTCCTCGACGTGATCCGGGACCCGCGCTGGGGCCGGGTCGACGAGTGCATCGGCGAGGACCCGTACCTGGTCGGCACCATCGGCACCGCCTACGTCCGCGGCCTGCAGGAGGCGGGCGTGCACGCCACGCTCAAGCACTTCGTGGGCTACTCGGGCTCGCGGGCCGGGCGCAACCACGCGCCGGTCAGCGCCGGCCCGCGCGAGATCGCCGACATCTTCCTGCCGCCGTTCGAGATGGCGGTGCGCGACGGCGGTGCGCGGTCGGTCATGAACTCCTACACCGACATCGACGGCGTGCCTGTCGCGTCGAGCCCCGAGCTGCTCACGACGCTGCTGCGCGAGCAGTGGGGCTTCGACGGGGTCGTCGTCGCCGACTACTTCGCGATCGCGTTCCTCGAGGTCATGCACCAGGTCGCTGCCGACCGCGGGGAGGCCGCCGCGCTCGCGCTGACCGCCGGCATCGACATCGAGCTGCCCACGGGGGACGCCTACCTGCAGCCGCTCGCGGACCGCGTGCGTGCGGGCGACCTCGACGAGGCGTACGTCGACCGGGCCGTCCTGCGTGCGCTCACGCAGAAGGAGGAGCTGGGTCTGCTCGACCCCGGCGCGTTCGAGGACGAGCCGCCGACCGACATCGACCTCGACTCCCCGCGTCAGCAGGAGCTGGCCCGTCGCCTCGCCGACGAGTCGGTCGTGATGCTGTCCAACGACGGCGTGCTGCCGCTGGTCCGGTCGGGTGCGGCACCGGCACGCATCGCCGTCGTCGGCCCCAACGCCCACCGCGCCGAGGCGCTGATGGGCTGCTACTCGTTCGCCAACCACGTCCTGGCCCACCACCCCGAGTTCGGGGTCGGCTTCGCGATCCCGACGGTCTTCGAGGCCCTGGCTGCGGTGCTCGGCGAGATCGGGACGACCCAGCCCGCGCTGACGTTCACCGAGGGGTGCGCCGTCGAGGGCGAGGACACGTCCGGCTTCGCCGCGGCTGTCGACGCCGCCCGGGCCGCCGACGTCGCCGTCGTCGTCGTGGGGGACCAGGCCGGCCTGTTCGGCCGCGGGACCGTGGGCGAGGGCAACGACGCGGACTCGCTCGAGCTTCCGGGGGTGCAGCGTCAGCTCGTCGAGGCACTCCTCGCGACCGGCACGCCGGTGGTCATGGTGCTCCTCACCGGTCGCCCGTACGCGATCGGCTGGGCCCTCGACGGCGCGGGCGCCAAGCCGGGCGCCGTGCTGCAGGCGTTCTTCCCGGGCGAGGGCGGCGGCCTGGCGATCGCCGACGTGGTGACCGGGCGCGTCAACCCGTCGGGTCGTCTGCCCGTGTCGATGCCGCGCTCGGCCGGCGCGCAGCCGTACTCCTACCTGCACCCCGCCCTCGGTGGCCCGTCCGGTGTGACGTCGGCCGACTCCACACCGTTGCGCCCGTTCGGCTTCGGGCTGTCGTACACGACGTTCGCCTACTCGGACCTCGTCCTGGACGACTCGGTCGGGTCCGGTGGCCTCTTCGAGGCCGCCGTGACCGTGACCAACACGGGCCACGTGGCCGGCACGGACACCGTCCAGCTGTACGGGCACGACGTGCTCGGCACGGTCGCCCGGCCCGTCGTGCAGCTGCTCGGCTACACGCGCGTCGAGCTCGCGCCGGGGGAGTCGGTGCGCGCGACGTTCTCGGTGCCGACCGCACGGTTCGCGTTCTCGGACCGCCGGATGGTCAGGGTCGTGGAGCCCGGTGACGTCGAGGTGTGGGTCGGCTCGCACGCCGGTGCCTCGGGCGCGGTCACGACCACCGAGGACTCCACCGGCGGCGCGATCGCCAACCGGAAGGTCGCCGAGGCTCGGGACATCGCCGGGACCGCGACGGCGCGCGGCGTCGTCTTGATCACGGGCGAGGTCCATGACGTCACGGCCGACGACCACCGTTGGGTGGAGGTCAAGGTCGGGCCCGCGTGA
- a CDS encoding carbohydrate ABC transporter permease, translated as MATITAPPLSPSTTRKRPSLGRASWVTYVVAFALVGVCIGPVIYIIIGGFRTNSEITKDPSGFPSTWQVVNYSEVLQSSIFWRQVSNSVICGVFTTIGVVVLGVAASFVLARYNFWGRNAMYALFAAGLMFPMTVAITPLYILIRGLGLTDNLAGIILPQIAFALPTTIIILVPFLRAIPKELEEAAAIDGASRLGFFFRMVIPLSVPGVVTVGILAFIASWNSYMLPLFILNNEGSYTLPLGVQAFAAQYSVDTARVLAFTSLSMIPALVFFSLFERRIIGGLSGAVKG; from the coding sequence ATGGCGACGATCACTGCGCCTCCGCTGAGCCCGTCGACGACCCGCAAGCGGCCCAGCCTCGGCCGGGCCAGCTGGGTCACCTACGTCGTCGCGTTCGCGCTCGTGGGCGTCTGCATCGGCCCGGTGATCTACATCATCATCGGCGGCTTCCGGACCAACTCGGAGATCACCAAGGACCCGTCGGGCTTCCCATCGACGTGGCAGGTCGTCAACTACTCCGAGGTCCTGCAGAGCTCGATCTTCTGGCGCCAGGTCTCGAACTCGGTCATCTGCGGCGTCTTCACGACCATCGGCGTCGTCGTCCTGGGCGTGGCCGCGAGCTTCGTGCTGGCGCGCTACAACTTCTGGGGGCGCAACGCGATGTACGCGCTCTTCGCCGCCGGGCTGATGTTCCCGATGACGGTCGCGATCACCCCGCTGTACATCCTCATCCGGGGCCTGGGCCTCACCGACAACCTCGCGGGCATCATCCTGCCGCAGATCGCGTTCGCCCTGCCGACGACGATCATCATCCTGGTGCCGTTCCTGCGGGCGATCCCCAAGGAGCTCGAGGAGGCCGCGGCCATCGACGGCGCGAGCCGGCTCGGGTTCTTCTTCCGGATGGTGATCCCGCTGTCCGTCCCGGGTGTCGTCACGGTCGGCATCCTGGCGTTCATCGCGAGCTGGAACAGCTACATGCTGCCGCTCTTCATCCTCAACAACGAGGGGTCCTACACGTTGCCCCTCGGCGTGCAGGCGTTCGCCGCGCAGTACTCCGTGGACACCGCCCGGGTGCTCGCGTTCACGTCCCTGTCGATGATCCCGGCCCTGGTGTTCTTCTCGCTCTTCGAGCGCCGGATCATCGGCGGCCTGAGCGGCGCCGTCAAGGGCTGA
- a CDS encoding sugar ABC transporter permease, with product MSDNSGEGKLAVTSSPEGLSAAGDGARKASSPARRAGRTGWGQRLEIALLAGPAMVMFITFVMLPVLLAAYYGFFKWKGFGPPTNFVGLQNYLTIFKDSTFHDALMHNAVIVVLSLLLQGPAAVLLALLLNQKMRGRSVVRVLIFVPYVVSEVIVGTGWSLMLQTNGAINDLLIKAGLPSWTVDWLSDPKIAIWSLMLIITWKYIGFAVILFLAGLQGIPQELFEAAAIDGASYWQTQRRITLPLLGPTIRIWAFLSMIGSLQLFDLVYIIWGQYVAATAGTSTMATYMVVNGRNAANYGFGNAVAVVLFVISLILALTYQRFVLNRDTEGALTEGKK from the coding sequence ATGAGTGACAACTCGGGCGAGGGCAAGCTCGCCGTGACGTCATCGCCCGAGGGTCTGTCGGCAGCCGGGGACGGTGCTCGCAAGGCATCGTCCCCGGCCCGCCGGGCCGGACGGACGGGCTGGGGCCAACGCCTCGAGATCGCCCTCCTGGCCGGCCCCGCGATGGTCATGTTCATCACCTTCGTGATGCTCCCGGTCCTGCTGGCGGCCTACTACGGGTTCTTCAAGTGGAAGGGCTTCGGCCCGCCCACGAACTTCGTAGGACTGCAGAACTACCTCACGATCTTCAAGGACAGCACGTTCCACGACGCGCTCATGCACAACGCGGTCATCGTGGTGCTGTCCCTGCTCCTGCAGGGTCCGGCCGCAGTCCTGCTGGCTCTCCTGCTGAACCAGAAGATGCGCGGCCGGTCGGTCGTGAGGGTGCTGATCTTCGTGCCCTACGTGGTGTCCGAGGTGATCGTCGGCACCGGCTGGAGCCTCATGCTCCAGACCAACGGCGCGATCAACGACCTGCTCATCAAGGCCGGGCTGCCGAGCTGGACGGTCGACTGGCTGTCCGACCCGAAGATCGCCATCTGGTCGCTGATGCTCATCATCACGTGGAAGTACATCGGCTTCGCCGTGATCCTCTTCCTCGCCGGCCTGCAGGGCATCCCGCAGGAGCTCTTCGAGGCGGCGGCGATCGACGGCGCCTCCTACTGGCAGACGCAGCGGCGCATCACCCTGCCGCTGCTGGGCCCGACGATCCGGATCTGGGCGTTCCTGTCGATGATCGGCTCGCTCCAGCTCTTCGACCTCGTCTACATCATCTGGGGCCAGTACGTGGCCGCGACCGCCGGGACGTCGACGATGGCGACCTACATGGTCGTCAACGGGCGCAACGCCGCGAACTACGGCTTCGGCAACGCCGTCGCGGTGGTCCTGTTCGTCATCTCGCTCATCCTCGCCCTCACCTACCAGCGGTTCGTGCTCAACCGCGACACCGAGGGTGCACTCACGGAAGGAAAGAAGTGA
- a CDS encoding extracellular solute-binding protein produces the protein MNRKKILVATAALSIGALALTACSSGGSSTGDSSSAAAGGNVSMTFWHNSTTGEGKAYWESTVADFEAANPGVKITIQAIQNEDMDGKLQTALNSGDAPDIFMARGGGKLSDVVTAGQAQEVVVDDATKAAVGDAAFSAFTVDGKVYGMPMSILPGGIYYSKDLFAKAGITGTPATIADLEADVQKLKDAGIAPIALGAKDAWPAAHWYYFFALRACSQETLDKATADKKFDDACWTKAGDDLAAFSKTNPFNDGFLTTSAQQGAGSSAGLLANHQAAMELMGAWDPGVIASLTPDTKPLADLGWFPFPAIDGGKGEAGAMMGGLDGFSCSKAAPAECSKFLNFAMQKKYQEGYANAFHTLPASKDAQSVVTEGALVDVLASYNKAPYVSLWLDTLYGQNVGNALNAGVVNLLAGQADSASIVKSVVDAAAKE, from the coding sequence ATGAACCGTAAGAAGATCCTGGTGGCCACGGCCGCCCTGTCGATCGGCGCACTGGCGCTCACTGCCTGTAGCAGTGGCGGCAGCAGCACCGGGGACAGCAGCTCCGCTGCCGCCGGCGGCAACGTGTCGATGACCTTCTGGCACAACTCGACCACCGGTGAGGGCAAGGCGTACTGGGAGTCCACCGTCGCCGACTTCGAGGCCGCGAACCCGGGGGTGAAGATCACCATCCAGGCCATCCAGAACGAGGACATGGACGGCAAGCTCCAGACCGCCCTCAACTCGGGTGACGCGCCGGACATCTTCATGGCCCGCGGCGGCGGCAAGCTGTCGGACGTCGTGACGGCCGGCCAGGCGCAGGAGGTCGTGGTCGACGACGCGACGAAGGCCGCTGTCGGCGACGCGGCGTTCAGTGCCTTCACCGTGGACGGCAAGGTCTACGGCATGCCGATGTCGATCCTCCCGGGCGGCATCTACTACAGCAAGGACCTCTTCGCGAAGGCCGGTATCACCGGGACGCCCGCGACGATCGCCGACCTCGAGGCCGACGTGCAGAAGCTCAAGGACGCCGGGATCGCCCCGATCGCCCTCGGCGCCAAGGACGCATGGCCCGCCGCGCACTGGTACTACTTCTTCGCGCTCCGCGCCTGCTCGCAGGAGACCCTGGACAAGGCCACGGCCGACAAGAAGTTCGACGACGCGTGCTGGACGAAGGCGGGCGACGACCTCGCCGCGTTCTCCAAGACGAACCCGTTCAACGACGGCTTCCTGACCACCTCCGCCCAGCAGGGCGCGGGCTCGTCGGCCGGTCTGCTGGCCAACCACCAGGCGGCCATGGAGCTCATGGGTGCGTGGGACCCGGGAGTCATCGCGTCCCTCACGCCGGACACGAAGCCGCTGGCCGACCTCGGCTGGTTCCCCTTCCCGGCCATCGACGGCGGCAAGGGTGAGGCCGGCGCGATGATGGGCGGGCTCGACGGGTTCTCCTGCTCGAAGGCCGCTCCCGCGGAGTGCTCGAAGTTCCTGAACTTCGCGATGCAGAAGAAGTACCAGGAGGGCTACGCCAACGCCTTCCACACGCTGCCTGCCAGCAAGGACGCGCAGAGCGTCGTCACCGAGGGTGCCCTGGTGGACGTGCTCGCGTCCTACAACAAGGCTCCGTACGTCTCGCTGTGGCTCGACACGCTGTACGGCCAGAACGTCGGCAACGCGCTGAACGCCGGCGTCGTCAACCTGCTCGCCGGTCAGGCCGACTCGGCCTCGATCGTCAAGTCCGTGGTCGACGCGGCGGCGAAGGAGTAG
- a CDS encoding sulfite exporter TauE/SafE family protein: MTLVVGSVMLGAVLQRVSGIGFAMVVAPFVVIALGPAQGVVLVQLCGLTAAALVLVRVARDVDWTAYLRLVPASVVGIAVGSVAVSRLPEAPAQVVTAGVLLVSLAVATLAGGARQVARGPFVMATVGASAGVMTSLAGVGGVALSVLGRVTQWEHRAFAATLQPYFLTISAVTVVARVLTDPRAWPPLPAAAWWAIAAAMAAGLALGEVAARRLSSRSASRAMLAIAWAGALLTLVDGLAGL; encoded by the coding sequence GTGACGCTCGTCGTCGGCTCGGTCATGCTGGGCGCGGTGCTGCAGCGGGTGTCCGGCATCGGCTTCGCGATGGTGGTGGCACCCTTCGTCGTCATCGCCCTCGGGCCCGCCCAAGGTGTCGTCCTCGTGCAGCTGTGCGGGCTCACCGCCGCAGCGCTGGTGCTGGTGCGGGTGGCGCGGGACGTCGACTGGACCGCCTACCTTCGCCTGGTCCCGGCGAGCGTCGTCGGGATCGCCGTCGGCTCGGTGGCCGTGTCGCGCCTGCCCGAGGCGCCCGCTCAGGTCGTGACCGCAGGGGTCCTGCTCGTGTCGCTCGCCGTGGCAACCCTGGCGGGAGGGGCGCGTCAGGTGGCACGGGGGCCGTTCGTGATGGCCACGGTCGGCGCCTCGGCGGGCGTCATGACGTCCCTGGCGGGCGTCGGTGGGGTCGCGCTGTCGGTCCTCGGCCGGGTCACGCAGTGGGAGCACCGCGCGTTCGCCGCGACGCTCCAGCCGTACTTCCTCACCATCTCCGCCGTGACGGTCGTCGCGCGCGTGCTCACCGACCCGCGAGCGTGGCCCCCGCTCCCGGCGGCCGCCTGGTGGGCCATCGCCGCGGCCATGGCCGCAGGCCTCGCGCTCGGGGAGGTTGCGGCGCGGCGGCTGTCGTCGCGCTCCGCGTCGCGAGCGATGCTCGCCATCGCGTGGGCGGGCGCTCTGCTGACGCTCGTCGACGGGCTCGCGGGCCTGTAG
- a CDS encoding MFS transporter: protein MSMNSVVTDPPEIDSWKPSTTDADQPKFPLRLAIGLGVGAFCWIVAYLGSVSILLPARIAEIDSVHKAAIVALNSTVAMVVATVANILIGASSDLTRSKWGRRTPWIWVGSIGSLVSLVVLGQVRSAGALVAVWAVYQIFLNSIIAPLLGTLSDRIAPRFRGSIASSYALGIGIGTGLGQLIGAQFLENIGAGFAVMAVVTALAGPAASICFRELSSLPMPKKAFSSRMVMDNFVFAHRDARDYYLALVGKFLVMLAKFSVQGYILYILTDYMLLGKADTAAYIAMTATIIMVTGIVMAFVAGPIADRIGRLKAPVIIAAVLIGVGVFMPFLSAQPKMILLYALIAGTGLGVFNSVDQALNISVLPNPETAAKDLGILNLANTGGQIAGPIVSAAVITAFGYHAIFAVAAASALLACGAFLAIRRVR from the coding sequence ATGTCCATGAACAGCGTCGTCACGGACCCGCCCGAGATCGACAGCTGGAAGCCGTCGACGACCGACGCCGACCAGCCGAAGTTCCCCCTGCGCCTCGCCATCGGCCTGGGGGTCGGGGCCTTCTGCTGGATCGTCGCCTACCTCGGCTCCGTGAGCATCCTCCTGCCGGCTCGCATCGCCGAGATCGACAGCGTCCACAAGGCCGCGATCGTCGCGCTGAACTCGACCGTCGCGATGGTCGTCGCCACGGTCGCGAACATCCTCATCGGCGCGTCGTCCGACCTCACGCGGTCGAAGTGGGGTCGCCGCACGCCGTGGATCTGGGTCGGGTCGATCGGCTCGCTCGTCAGTCTCGTGGTGCTCGGGCAGGTGCGGAGCGCCGGAGCGCTCGTCGCGGTCTGGGCCGTCTACCAGATCTTCCTCAACTCGATCATCGCGCCGCTCCTCGGCACCCTGTCGGACCGGATCGCCCCGCGGTTCCGCGGCTCGATCGCGTCGTCGTACGCGCTCGGCATCGGCATCGGCACGGGACTCGGCCAGCTGATCGGCGCGCAGTTCCTCGAGAACATCGGCGCGGGCTTCGCCGTCATGGCGGTCGTCACGGCGCTCGCGGGTCCTGCCGCGTCGATCTGCTTCCGTGAGCTGTCGAGCCTCCCGATGCCCAAGAAGGCCTTCAGCTCGCGCATGGTGATGGACAACTTCGTCTTCGCGCACCGCGACGCCCGCGACTACTACCTCGCGCTCGTGGGCAAGTTCCTGGTGATGCTCGCGAAGTTCTCGGTGCAGGGCTACATCCTCTACATCCTCACCGACTACATGCTGCTCGGGAAGGCCGACACCGCCGCCTACATCGCGATGACGGCGACGATCATCATGGTGACCGGCATCGTCATGGCGTTCGTGGCCGGCCCGATCGCCGACCGCATCGGCCGCCTCAAGGCGCCGGTGATCATCGCGGCCGTGCTCATCGGGGTCGGGGTGTTCATGCCCTTCCTGTCGGCGCAGCCGAAGATGATCCTGCTCTACGCCCTCATCGCCGGGACGGGTCTCGGCGTGTTCAACTCCGTGGACCAGGCGCTCAACATCTCGGTCCTGCCCAACCCGGAGACGGCCGCCAAGGACCTCGGCATCCTCAACCTCGCCAACACGGGGGGCCAGATCGCCGGCCCGATCGTCTCGGCCGCGGTGATCACGGCGTTCGGCTATCACGCGATCTTCGCGGTCGCGGCCGCCTCGGCCCTGCTGGCCTGCGGCGCGTTCCTGGCCATCCGCCGCGTGCGATGA